One stretch of Clavibacter michiganensis DNA includes these proteins:
- a CDS encoding PP2C family protein-serine/threonine phosphatase, with product MATVTQAAAVSHVGKVRSNNQDSGYAGRDLFVVADGMGGHAGGDVASAVALTRIIEADKVYASAHDAEFALQAGLVAANQLLAETVFEHSELTGMGTTVSALARVGRHVAIAHIGDSRIYLFRRGELSQISADHTFVQRLVDSGRITPEEALVHPRRSVLMRVLGDVDAAPEVDTQVLDTHTGDRWLLCSDGLSSYVSEERITEILATAGTPDTVADALVKESLDHGAPDNVTVVVVDVLEEDDEAAARPDPEPVLVGSAAQPLAFGDEPAKRAVRIPSLLLHPLRATTAARDAQFEPESDQYLEALIAEDRRRALRRRVTWLVGVALILAGLVLACVLGYRWTQSRYYVGEADGTVAVYNGVQQTIGPIELSHVYARTEVQVDDLQPFYRQQVEQTINADSLAGAEEIVNRLQEAARG from the coding sequence GTGGCGACAGTGACGCAGGCCGCTGCCGTCTCCCACGTGGGCAAGGTCCGGTCGAACAACCAGGACTCGGGCTACGCGGGGCGGGACCTCTTCGTCGTCGCCGACGGCATGGGCGGGCACGCGGGCGGCGACGTCGCCTCCGCGGTCGCCCTCACGCGCATCATCGAGGCCGACAAGGTCTACGCCTCCGCCCACGACGCCGAGTTCGCGCTGCAGGCCGGCCTCGTCGCCGCCAACCAGCTCCTCGCCGAGACCGTGTTCGAGCACTCCGAGCTCACCGGGATGGGCACCACCGTCAGCGCGCTCGCCCGCGTCGGCCGCCACGTCGCCATCGCCCACATCGGCGACTCGCGCATCTACCTCTTCCGCCGCGGCGAGCTCAGCCAGATCTCCGCCGACCACACCTTCGTGCAGCGCCTCGTCGACAGCGGCCGCATCACGCCCGAGGAGGCGCTCGTCCACCCGCGCCGCTCCGTGCTCATGCGCGTGCTCGGCGACGTCGACGCGGCGCCCGAGGTCGACACGCAGGTGCTCGACACGCACACGGGCGACCGTTGGCTGCTGTGCTCGGACGGCCTCAGCAGCTACGTGTCCGAGGAGCGGATCACCGAGATCCTCGCGACCGCGGGCACGCCCGACACCGTCGCCGACGCGCTCGTCAAGGAGTCGCTCGACCACGGCGCCCCCGACAACGTCACGGTCGTGGTCGTCGACGTGCTGGAGGAGGACGACGAGGCCGCCGCCCGGCCCGACCCCGAGCCCGTGCTCGTCGGATCCGCGGCGCAGCCCCTCGCGTTCGGCGACGAGCCGGCGAAGCGCGCCGTCCGCATCCCGTCGCTCCTGCTGCACCCGCTGCGCGCCACCACGGCCGCGCGCGACGCGCAGTTCGAGCCGGAGTCGGACCAGTACCTCGAGGCCCTCATCGCGGAGGACCGTCGCCGCGCGCTCCGCCGCCGCGTCACCTGGCTGGTCGGCGTCGCGCTGATCCTCGCGGGCCTCGTCCTCGCGTGCGTCCTCGGCTACCGCTGGACCCAGTCGCGCTACTACGTGGGCGAGGCCGACGGCACGGTCGCGGTCTACAACGGCGTGCAGCAGACCATCGGCCCGATCGAGCTCTCGCACGTCTACGCCCGCACCGAGGTGCAGGTCGACGACCTCCAGCCGTTCTACCGCCAGCAGGTGGAGCAGACCATCAACGCCGACTCGCTCGCGGGCGCCGAGGAGATCGTCAACCGGCTGCAGGAGGCCGCGCGTGGCTAG
- a CDS encoding FhaA domain-containing protein produces MGILDNFEKGLERAVNGAFVKTFKSGLQPVEIAAQLRRELDTHAAVVDRDLILVPNSFTLRVSRADAERMASIGTALTDQLRQAVEKHASSQGYQFAGVVQVGFREDDAISEGVLEIDSRTAEGSVTWMPVVDVAGTRHPLPVGRTVIGRGSDADITVDDPGTSRRHVEIAWDGSRAQVRDLGSTNGSELNGAPVTKAPLPPESVIRIGRTAITFRVVPQATEERGGRDTRGRGHDDGFWGAS; encoded by the coding sequence GTGGGAATCCTGGACAACTTCGAGAAGGGCCTCGAGCGCGCCGTCAACGGCGCCTTCGTGAAGACCTTCAAGTCCGGCCTGCAGCCCGTGGAGATCGCCGCGCAGCTGCGTCGCGAGCTCGACACCCACGCCGCCGTCGTGGATCGCGACCTCATCCTCGTGCCCAACTCCTTCACCCTCCGGGTCTCCCGGGCCGACGCCGAGCGCATGGCGAGCATCGGCACCGCGCTCACCGACCAGCTGCGCCAGGCGGTCGAGAAGCACGCCTCCTCGCAGGGCTACCAGTTCGCGGGCGTGGTGCAGGTGGGCTTCCGCGAGGACGACGCCATCTCCGAGGGCGTCCTGGAGATCGACAGCCGCACGGCGGAGGGCAGCGTCACGTGGATGCCCGTGGTCGACGTCGCCGGCACCCGCCACCCGCTGCCCGTGGGCCGCACGGTCATCGGCCGCGGCAGCGACGCCGACATCACGGTCGACGACCCGGGCACGTCCCGCCGCCACGTCGAGATCGCGTGGGACGGATCCCGCGCCCAGGTCCGCGACCTCGGCTCCACGAACGGCTCCGAGCTGAACGGCGCGCCCGTCACGAAGGCGCCGCTCCCGCCCGAGTCCGTCATCCGCATCGGCCGCACCGCCATCACCTTCCGCGTCGTGCCGCAGGCCACCGAGGAGCGCGGCGGGCGCGACACCCGGGGCCGGGGCCACGACGACGGGTTCTGGGGAGCGTCGTGA
- a CDS encoding FHA domain-containing protein FhaB/FipA, with the protein MTELTLLVLRLAFLAVLWLFIFGIVYALRSDLFGQRVRKLREETGAAGGSPFPHSPYAAAAAAPPRSPQPAVQPPPISSMPSGANSGAVPSRAKATTSTARHLVITSGAKAGTEIPLGTEPLTIGRSSESGLVIRDDYTSTHHARLLLWNDEWMIQDLDSTNGTFLDGKRVSVPTQVPLDTPIRIGATSFELRR; encoded by the coding sequence GTGACCGAGCTGACCCTCCTCGTCCTCCGTCTCGCGTTCCTCGCGGTGCTGTGGCTGTTCATCTTCGGCATCGTCTACGCGCTGCGCTCCGACCTCTTCGGCCAGCGCGTGCGGAAGCTGCGCGAGGAGACGGGCGCGGCGGGCGGATCCCCGTTCCCGCACTCGCCGTACGCCGCGGCGGCCGCCGCCCCGCCGAGGTCCCCGCAGCCGGCCGTGCAGCCCCCGCCCATCTCGTCGATGCCGTCCGGCGCCAACTCCGGCGCCGTCCCGTCCCGCGCGAAGGCCACCACCTCCACCGCCCGCCACCTCGTCATCACCTCGGGCGCCAAGGCCGGCACGGAGATCCCGCTCGGCACCGAGCCGCTCACCATCGGCCGCTCGAGCGAGTCGGGCCTCGTGATCCGCGACGACTACACGTCCACCCACCACGCGCGCCTGCTGCTCTGGAACGACGAGTGGATGATCCAGGACCTCGACTCGACCAACGGCACCTTCCTCGACGGCAAGCGCGTGAGCGTGCCGACGCAGGTGCCGCTCGACACGCCGATCCGCATCGGCGCGACCAGCTTCGAGCTCCGGCGGTAG